The Gasterosteus aculeatus chromosome 8, fGasAcu3.hap1.1, whole genome shotgun sequence genome has a window encoding:
- the foxd3 gene encoding forkhead box protein D3 produces MTLSGGSERASDMSGQTVLTAEDVDIDVVGEGDEEGMERADSDCDSPVGGILRDLRGEAADEEEADDDIEVEKEETGSGGGSPCCESAGEGEAGTGKGEGQDQSATGGGIQKPKNSLVKPPYSYIALITMSILQSPQKKLTLSGICEFISSRFPYYREKFPAWQNSIRHNLSLNDCFVKIPREPGNPGKGNYWTLDPASEDMFDNGSFLRRRKRFKRVQPDMLRDQTALMMQSFGAYSLGGPYGRHYGIHPAAYSHPAALQYPYIPPVGHMLPPGVPLLSSAELNRKAFNSQLSPSLQLQLSSLSTSLIKSEPSNRPSFSIENIIGVSSASSVSPGAAFLRPPVTVQSALLSAQSLSLTRSSAAIAPMLSVPSSMISGHVLPSSAAAAVSKWPSH; encoded by the coding sequence ATGACCCTTTCTGGAGGCAGCGAAAGAGCCAGCGACATGTCCGGCCAAACTGTGCTCACGGCGGAGGACGTGGACATCGACGTCGTGGGtgagggagacgaggagggcATGGAGAGGGCGGACAGCGACTGCGACAGCCCGGTGGGAGGCATCCTGCGCGACCTCCGGGGGGAAGCGgccgacgaggaggaggcggacgACGACAtcgaggtggagaaggaggagaccgGGTCCGGCGGAGGGAGTCCGTGCTGCGAGAGCGCcggggagggagaggcgggCACCGGGAAGGGAGAGGGTCAAGACCAGAGCGCGACGGGAGGCGGGATCCAGAAGCCCAAAAACAGCCTGGTGAAGCCGCCGTACTCGTACATCGCGCTCATCACCATGTCCATCCTGCAGAGTCCGCAGAAGAAGCTCACGCTCAGCGGCATCTGCGAGTTCATCAGCAGCCGCTTCCCGTACTACCGGGAGAAGTTCCCGGCGTGGCAGAACTCCATCCGCCACAACTTGTCCCTCAACGACTGCTTCGTGAAAATCCCGCGGGAACCCGGGAACCCCGGCAAGGGCAACTACTGGACCCTGGACCCGGCCTCGGAGGACATGTTCGACAACGGCAGCTTCCTCCGGAGGAGGAAACGGTTCAAGCGGGTCCAGCCGGACATGCTCCGGGACCAGACTGCGCTCATGATGCAGAGCTTCGGCGCGTACAGCCTCGGGGGCCCCTACGGGCGGCACTACGGGATCCACCCGGCCGCTTATTCCCATCCGGCGGCTTTGCAGTACCCCTACATCCCCCCCGTGGGACACATGCTGCCCCCGGGGGTCCCCCTCCTGTCCTCGGCGGAGCTGAACAGGAAAGCGTTCAACTCGCAGCTCAGTCCGAGTCTCCAACTTCAGCTCAGCAGCCTGAGCACGTCGCTGATCAAATCCGAGCCCTCGAACCGACCGTCGTTCAGTATAGAGAACATCATCGGGGTGTCCAGCGCCTCCTCGGTGTCACCGGGCGCTGCTTTCCTGCGGCCTCCGGTGACCGTTCAGTCGGCCCTGCTGAGCGCTCAGTCCCTCTCCCTGACCCGGAGCTCAGCGGCTATCGCCCCCATGCTCAGTGTGCCGTCAAGTATGATTTCTGGACACGTTTTACCttcgtcggcggcggcggctgtgtCCAAATGGCCGTCACATTGA